Proteins found in one Mytilus edulis chromosome 2, xbMytEdul2.2, whole genome shotgun sequence genomic segment:
- the LOC139510986 gene encoding uncharacterized protein translates to MKGKSMNTDKVNSMKGKSMNTDKVNSMKGKSMSTDKVNSTKGKSMNTDKVNSMKGKSMNTDKVNSMKGKSMNTDKVNSMKGKSMNTDKVNSMKGKSMNTDKVNSMKGKSMNTDKVNSMKGKSMYRAPKETQ, encoded by the coding sequence ATGAAGGGTAAGTCCATGAACACTGACAAAGTGAACTCAATGAAGGGGAAGTCCATGAACACTGACAAAGTAAACTCAATGAAGGGGAAGTCCATGAGCACTGACAAAGTAAACTCGACGAAGGGGAAGTCCATGAACACTGACAAAGTAAACTCAATGAAGGGGAAGTCCATGAACACTGACAAAGTAAACTCAATGAAGGGGAAGTCCATGAACACTGACAAAGTAAACTCAATGAAGGGGAAGTCCATGAACACTGACAAAGTAAACTCAATGAAGGGAAAGTCCATGAACACTGACAAAGTAAACTCAATGAAGGGGAAGTCCATGAACACTGACAAAGTAAACTCAATGAAGGGGAAGTCCATGTATCGAGCTCCAAAGGAAACTCAATGA